A region from the Saccharomonospora azurea NA-128 genome encodes:
- a CDS encoding zinc-dependent alcohol dehydrogenase: MKALRFTAQNTASVDEIDIPAIAADEVLVASRAVGICHSDIELLEGRYIIPFEYPIIPGHEWSGEIVAVGSDVTSFAVGDRVVGECVIGDDHFGFSISGAAAEFFVAKPAWLHKLPDSVSFTSGALVEPFSCGYYGLMRAGNVNASDVVVVLGAGPIGLGVVAAAAALGATTIAVEPSAERREAALKLGAAFAVTPEETEEVLARESDGRGADVVVEASGRPAVMATALELAGFRGRVVYIGIDVGASAPAKLGLIQSKELDIRGAIGSPGVWPATLRFIARSGIDLGHLVTKEYEVDDALTALEESQKTDKNIKVHLRFNGTL, encoded by the coding sequence GTGAAGGCTCTTCGCTTCACCGCACAGAACACCGCCTCCGTCGACGAGATCGACATTCCCGCCATCGCCGCCGACGAGGTCCTCGTCGCGTCCCGTGCCGTGGGGATCTGCCACTCCGACATCGAACTGCTCGAAGGCCGCTACATCATCCCCTTCGAGTACCCGATCATCCCCGGCCACGAGTGGTCCGGTGAGATCGTCGCCGTCGGCTCCGACGTCACGTCCTTCGCCGTCGGCGACCGCGTGGTCGGCGAGTGCGTGATCGGCGACGACCACTTCGGCTTCTCCATCAGCGGCGCCGCCGCCGAGTTCTTCGTCGCCAAGCCCGCCTGGCTGCACAAGCTGCCCGACAGCGTGTCCTTCACCAGCGGTGCGCTCGTCGAACCGTTCAGCTGCGGCTACTACGGCCTGATGCGCGCCGGCAACGTCAACGCCAGCGACGTCGTCGTCGTCCTGGGCGCGGGCCCGATCGGACTCGGTGTCGTCGCCGCCGCGGCAGCCCTCGGCGCCACCACCATCGCCGTCGAGCCCTCCGCCGAGCGCCGCGAGGCCGCCCTCAAGCTCGGCGCCGCCTTCGCCGTCACCCCCGAGGAGACGGAGGAGGTCCTCGCCCGGGAGAGCGACGGCCGCGGCGCCGACGTCGTCGTCGAGGCCTCAGGCCGCCCGGCCGTGATGGCCACCGCCCTCGAACTCGCCGGCTTCCGTGGTCGCGTCGTCTACATCGGCATCGACGTGGGCGCCTCCGCGCCCGCGAAGCTCGGCCTGATCCAGTCCAAGGAGCTCGACATCCGCGGCGCGATCGGCTCTCCCGGGGTCTGGCCCGCCACCCTGCGCTTCATCGCTCGCAGCGGCATCGACCTCGGCCACCTCGTGACGAAGGAGTACGAGGTCGACGACGCCCTGACCGCGCTGGAGGAATCCCAGAAGACCGACAAGAACATCAAGGTGCACCTGCGCTTCAACGGCACCCTCTGA
- a CDS encoding ATP-binding cassette domain-containing protein, with translation MTISAQPSRVPADGTLPHPTHVPENQQGEPYLKVRGVSRTFGPVTALADVDIDIYPGQVHALLGENGAGKSTLMSIISGALAPTSGSIVVAGEEKKSLTTAAALRAGIAIVHQTPALLPDLTVTENLALSIPSTLRPSIFEMDDWVAEKLTAVGSTVRPDTKCGDLPIAERQLIEIARALAIDSRVLILDEPTAPLVQDKVDLLFERVRQVAADGVAVVYITHRIPEVRELADTMTILRDGRMRGSYDPHRLSDDEIISLIAGRDVDAVFPAKAAGPAEPGLSVEGLTGAKFHDVSFTVGRGEIVGLAGVAGNGQADVVRALAGLEPYTGTVTWEGEKLRLRHSADAHRAGIAFMPADRAGEGVVADFSIRENAALGALGRFLRFGLIDRSREARTTAEMSRALEVKAPDDETAVGTLSGGNQQKVVLARALLSQPNLIVAEEPTQGVDAGARAEIYAQLRAAADAGMAILVLSSDALELEGLCDRVLVMSRGSVVETLTGDDVTEHKMMHAMVSATGHRAAGRADTADRSRKEPEEKRSPLRRFSGAFSPMVLFGAIVLLSLIATIQNARFLGEANVSNILLLATALGFVALGQLLVVITGGIDLSVGPLTGLILVITSFYWFDGASAGTLVAGVLLAAAAAAVVGLVNGTLVRGLRFTAVAATLVTYIAIQGVSLLLRPEIDGYIDFAILDVINYSIGPVPVAFLLAVAIAIGLGLLLRYWQPGIALRASGSDETIAARVGVPVGVVVGAAYVGCALLTMLGGFMLVGQVGVGDPNQGIGFTLTSITAVVVAGTLLRGGSGSPVAVLLGVLLLQVVLAMANFLRLSTAWQYWLQGGIAILAAICYVALQRRRSRLAD, from the coding sequence ATGACGATTTCGGCCCAGCCCTCCCGCGTCCCCGCCGATGGCACGCTGCCCCACCCGACCCACGTCCCGGAGAACCAGCAGGGTGAGCCCTACCTGAAGGTGCGCGGCGTCAGCCGCACCTTCGGCCCCGTGACCGCGCTCGCCGACGTCGACATCGACATCTACCCCGGTCAGGTGCACGCCCTGCTGGGGGAGAACGGCGCGGGCAAGTCGACGCTGATGTCGATCATTTCCGGGGCGCTGGCTCCCACGTCCGGCTCGATCGTCGTCGCCGGGGAGGAGAAGAAGTCCCTGACCACGGCCGCGGCGCTGCGGGCGGGCATCGCCATCGTGCACCAGACCCCGGCGCTGCTGCCGGACCTGACGGTGACCGAGAACCTCGCCCTGTCGATTCCGAGCACGCTGCGGCCGTCGATCTTCGAGATGGACGACTGGGTCGCCGAGAAGCTGACCGCCGTCGGCTCGACCGTGCGGCCCGACACCAAGTGCGGGGACCTGCCCATCGCCGAACGGCAGCTGATCGAGATCGCCCGCGCGTTGGCCATCGACTCGCGCGTGCTGATCCTCGACGAGCCCACCGCACCGCTGGTGCAGGACAAGGTGGATCTGTTGTTCGAGCGGGTCCGGCAGGTCGCCGCCGACGGGGTCGCGGTCGTCTACATCACCCACCGCATTCCCGAGGTCCGCGAGCTCGCGGACACCATGACGATCCTGCGCGACGGCCGCATGCGCGGGTCCTACGATCCGCACCGGCTCAGCGACGACGAGATCATCTCGTTGATCGCGGGCCGCGACGTCGACGCGGTGTTCCCGGCCAAGGCCGCCGGGCCCGCCGAGCCCGGACTGTCGGTCGAGGGGTTGACCGGCGCGAAGTTCCACGACGTGTCCTTCACCGTCGGCCGCGGGGAGATCGTCGGCCTGGCCGGTGTCGCGGGCAACGGGCAGGCCGACGTGGTGCGCGCGCTGGCGGGGCTCGAACCCTACACCGGCACGGTCACGTGGGAAGGCGAGAAGCTGCGGCTGCGCCACTCCGCCGACGCGCACCGGGCCGGCATCGCCTTCATGCCCGCCGACCGGGCGGGCGAAGGCGTCGTCGCGGACTTCAGCATCCGCGAGAACGCCGCGCTGGGCGCGCTGGGCAGGTTCCTGCGCTTCGGGTTGATCGACCGCTCCCGCGAGGCGCGCACCACCGCCGAGATGTCGCGCGCGCTGGAGGTCAAGGCGCCCGACGACGAAACCGCCGTCGGCACCCTGTCGGGCGGGAACCAGCAGAAGGTCGTCCTCGCGCGCGCCCTGCTGTCCCAGCCGAACCTGATCGTGGCCGAGGAGCCGACGCAGGGTGTCGATGCCGGTGCGCGCGCCGAGATCTACGCCCAGCTGCGGGCCGCCGCGGACGCGGGCATGGCGATCCTCGTGCTGTCCTCCGACGCCCTCGAACTCGAAGGGTTGTGCGACCGGGTGCTGGTGATGTCGCGCGGTTCGGTGGTGGAAACGCTCACCGGCGACGACGTCACCGAGCACAAGATGATGCACGCGATGGTGTCCGCCACCGGGCATCGGGCCGCCGGTCGTGCCGACACCGCCGACCGGTCACGAAAGGAGCCGGAGGAGAAGCGCTCCCCGCTGCGGCGGTTCTCCGGTGCCTTCTCCCCGATGGTGCTGTTCGGGGCGATCGTGCTGCTGTCGCTCATCGCGACCATCCAGAACGCGCGGTTCCTCGGCGAGGCGAACGTGTCCAACATCCTGTTGTTGGCCACCGCTCTCGGCTTCGTCGCCCTCGGTCAGCTCCTCGTCGTCATCACGGGAGGCATCGACCTGTCGGTCGGGCCGCTGACCGGCCTGATCCTCGTGATCACGTCGTTCTACTGGTTCGACGGGGCGTCCGCGGGAACGCTGGTCGCCGGTGTGCTCCTCGCGGCCGCCGCCGCGGCGGTCGTCGGCCTGGTCAACGGCACGTTGGTGCGCGGGCTGCGGTTCACCGCCGTCGCCGCCACCCTGGTCACCTACATCGCGATCCAGGGTGTGTCGTTGCTGCTGCGGCCCGAGATCGACGGCTACATCGACTTCGCGATCCTCGACGTCATCAACTACAGCATCGGTCCGGTGCCGGTGGCGTTCCTCCTCGCGGTCGCCATCGCGATCGGCCTCGGGCTGCTGCTGCGCTACTGGCAGCCCGGCATCGCGCTGCGCGCGTCCGGCTCCGACGAGACGATCGCCGCCCGGGTGGGTGTGCCCGTGGGGGTCGTCGTCGGGGCCGCCTACGTCGGCTGCGCGCTGCTGACGATGCTCGGCGGCTTCATGCTCGTCGGCCAGGTCGGCGTGGGCGACCCCAACCAGGGCATCGGCTTCACCCTCACCAGCATCACCGCCGTCGTCGTGGCCGGAACCCTGCTGCGCGGCGGGAGCGGCTCGCCCGTCGCGGTGCTGCTGGGTGTGCTGCTGCTCCAGGTCGTCCTCGCCATGGCCAACTTCCTGCGACTCAGCACTGCCTGGCAGTACTGGCTGCAGGGCGGAATCGCCATCCTGGCGGCGATCTGCTACGTCGCCCTGCAGCGCAGGAGGAGTCGTCTGGCCGACTGA
- a CDS encoding substrate-binding domain-containing protein, producing MTIKTFASRAAALLSVSALLASCSVGGFETVDASAPRPAWCGPDPAVIGFADGDGGNSWKRLNLAELRDELAQCSSVTDFIVTDAQGDTQKAISDVKSLGAQGVDALLVFPDAGQALLPALRHEYKSGVHVVPYRVSPGGTEGEEYSTFVASDFAEIGRLWGQWLIDSLPNSTGNVLFLGGPPANAQNMAVNEGLREAIEDYPGIEIIGDQPFTVTNWNPAQTQQATSTMLSRYPKIDAVVADFAATSIITAFQQAGRPLPLIATADVNGLSCQYEKLAADNPSFQLFTVNSQTSMGRLAAQHAVALATGGTPPESKTDIPVPFEDSISGTPSAPQCDPSLPEDALLSSSLTPQRIGEVLK from the coding sequence ATGACCATCAAGACGTTCGCCTCCCGTGCGGCGGCTCTGCTGTCTGTGTCCGCACTGCTGGCCTCCTGTTCCGTGGGCGGCTTCGAGACCGTCGACGCCTCCGCCCCGCGCCCCGCGTGGTGCGGTCCGGACCCGGCGGTCATCGGGTTCGCCGACGGCGACGGCGGGAACAGCTGGAAACGGCTCAACCTCGCCGAGCTGCGGGACGAGCTGGCCCAGTGCTCGTCGGTCACCGACTTCATCGTGACCGACGCCCAGGGCGACACGCAGAAGGCCATCTCCGACGTGAAGAGCCTCGGCGCACAGGGTGTCGACGCCCTGCTGGTGTTCCCCGACGCCGGCCAGGCCCTGCTGCCCGCGCTGCGCCACGAGTACAAGTCCGGCGTGCACGTCGTCCCCTACCGGGTGTCTCCCGGAGGCACGGAGGGGGAGGAGTACTCGACCTTCGTCGCCTCGGACTTCGCCGAGATCGGCCGGCTGTGGGGGCAGTGGCTGATCGACTCGCTGCCGAACAGCACCGGCAACGTGCTGTTCCTCGGTGGCCCGCCCGCCAACGCGCAGAACATGGCGGTCAACGAGGGCCTGCGCGAGGCGATCGAGGACTACCCGGGCATCGAGATCATCGGCGACCAGCCGTTCACGGTCACGAACTGGAACCCGGCGCAGACGCAGCAGGCGACGTCCACGATGCTGTCGCGCTATCCGAAGATCGACGCCGTGGTGGCCGACTTCGCCGCCACCAGCATCATCACCGCGTTCCAGCAAGCCGGGCGTCCGCTCCCGCTGATCGCCACCGCCGACGTCAACGGCCTGTCCTGCCAGTACGAGAAGCTCGCCGCCGACAACCCCAGCTTCCAGCTGTTCACGGTCAACTCCCAGACCTCCATGGGCAGGCTCGCCGCGCAGCACGCGGTGGCCCTCGCGACCGGCGGCACCCCACCGGAGTCGAAGACCGACATCCCGGTGCCCTTCGAGGACTCGATCTCCGGGACCCCGTCGGCGCCGCAGTGCGACCCGTCGCTCCCCGAGGACGCCCTGCTCTCCAGCTCGCTCACACCCCAACGAATCGGTGAGGTCCTGAAATGA
- a CDS encoding helix-turn-helix domain-containing protein gives MSEAVSAVGGGEAEHAAPQLGQRLRAAREAANISLREMARRVHLSPSFISQVELGRATPSVGTLYAIVTQLGLSLDSLMAEHAAPSDLETRGATKKDRPEARKDDTEPAAGEARTNDLVPLPEVGALPGLQRHDDRPELYLHGVRWERLTPTDDPDVEFLRVTYPPGTESCPADNLMNHGGKEYFHILSGRLEVQVAFARQVLGPGDSLNFDSSIPHRLSNPFDETCVAIWFVVGRNH, from the coding sequence ATGAGCGAAGCTGTTTCCGCGGTCGGGGGTGGGGAAGCCGAGCACGCGGCACCCCAGCTGGGACAGCGGCTACGTGCGGCACGCGAGGCGGCGAACATCTCCTTGCGCGAGATGGCCCGCCGGGTCCACCTGTCCCCGAGTTTCATCTCGCAGGTGGAGCTGGGACGGGCCACGCCGTCGGTCGGGACCCTGTATGCGATCGTCACTCAGCTGGGGTTGTCGCTGGACAGTCTGATGGCCGAACACGCCGCCCCGAGCGATCTGGAGACCCGCGGAGCCACGAAGAAGGACCGCCCCGAGGCGCGCAAGGACGACACCGAGCCCGCCGCCGGTGAGGCGCGGACGAACGACCTGGTGCCGTTGCCCGAGGTCGGTGCTCTGCCGGGCCTGCAGCGCCACGACGACCGCCCCGAGCTCTACCTGCACGGCGTCCGGTGGGAACGGCTGACTCCGACGGACGATCCGGATGTCGAGTTCCTGCGGGTGACCTATCCGCCGGGCACCGAATCCTGCCCGGCGGACAACCTGATGAACCACGGGGGCAAGGAGTACTTCCACATCCTGTCCGGCCGGTTGGAGGTCCAGGTGGCGTTCGCCCGCCAGGTCCTCGGCCCCGGGGACAGCCTGAACTTCGACTCCTCGATCCCGCATCGGCTCAGCAACCCGTTCGACGAGACGTGCGTGGCGATCTGGTTCGTGGTCGGCCGCAACCACTGA
- a CDS encoding nuclear transport factor 2 family protein — MTSSDVLDDSVAAVKAEILALEDKRYDAVVDGDFDTFASLCHPDLTYSHSDGSRDTIESYLRKCRDEFYVYHRIDHPVSDVLVHGDVAIVVGEMNGEITANGTPIELANNCIAVWVRHDGAWKLLAYQPTPRR, encoded by the coding sequence GTGACTTCCTCCGACGTGCTCGACGACTCCGTCGCTGCGGTCAAAGCCGAGATTCTGGCGCTCGAGGACAAGCGCTACGACGCTGTCGTCGACGGTGACTTCGACACCTTCGCCAGCCTGTGCCATCCCGACCTGACGTACAGCCACTCGGACGGCTCGCGCGACACGATCGAGTCCTACCTGCGCAAATGCCGGGACGAGTTCTACGTCTACCACCGCATCGACCACCCGGTGTCGGACGTACTCGTGCACGGCGACGTCGCGATCGTGGTCGGTGAGATGAACGGCGAGATCACCGCCAACGGCACGCCCATCGAACTGGCCAACAACTGCATCGCCGTCTGGGTCCGCCACGACGGCGCCTGGAAGTTGCTCGCCTACCAGCCCACCCCGCGCCGATGA
- a CDS encoding dioxygenase family protein has translation MSSENTATSTSDEQQRRERALTDRVIASWAGTSDERLKEILTSLTEHLHAFVRDVRLTEDEWAKGIEFLRAVGDITDDRRQEFILLSDVFGVSMQTVTVSNEAVGNATEATVFGPFFVDDSPEIPQGGDLSNGAPGQPCWIEGTVTDTDGNPVPGARIEIWEADDDGFYDVQYDDDRTAARGHLFADDEGRFRLWGLTPTPYAIPHDGPVGALLEKTGRSPMRPAHLHFMVTAAGKRTLITHIFVRGGDHIDSDAVFGVKDSLITDFVEQKPGTPTPDGRDLGDRSWSRVRFDIVLAPDNA, from the coding sequence ATGAGCAGCGAGAACACCGCAACGTCCACAAGCGACGAACAGCAGCGGCGCGAACGGGCGCTCACCGACCGGGTGATCGCCAGCTGGGCCGGCACCTCCGACGAACGCCTCAAGGAAATCCTGACGTCGCTGACCGAACACCTGCACGCCTTCGTGCGCGACGTCCGCCTCACCGAGGACGAGTGGGCGAAGGGCATCGAGTTCCTCCGAGCGGTCGGCGATATCACCGACGACCGTCGACAGGAGTTCATCCTGCTGTCCGACGTGTTCGGGGTGTCGATGCAGACGGTCACCGTGTCGAACGAGGCTGTCGGCAACGCCACCGAGGCGACGGTGTTCGGGCCGTTCTTCGTCGACGACTCGCCGGAGATCCCGCAGGGTGGCGACCTGTCCAACGGTGCTCCGGGGCAACCGTGCTGGATCGAGGGCACGGTCACCGACACCGACGGCAATCCCGTCCCCGGTGCGCGCATCGAGATCTGGGAGGCGGACGACGACGGCTTCTACGACGTCCAGTACGACGACGACCGCACCGCCGCACGAGGCCACCTGTTCGCCGACGACGAGGGCCGTTTCCGGCTCTGGGGCCTGACCCCGACGCCGTACGCGATCCCGCACGACGGCCCGGTCGGCGCCCTGCTGGAGAAGACCGGCCGCTCACCGATGCGCCCGGCCCACCTGCACTTCATGGTCACCGCCGCGGGCAAACGCACGCTGATCACGCACATCTTCGTGCGCGGCGGCGACCACATCGACTCCGACGCGGTGTTCGGCGTGAAGGACTCCCTGATCACCGACTTCGTCGAACAGAAACCCGGTACCCCCACGCCGGACGGACGCGACCTCGGGGACCGAAGCTGGTCCCGCGTGCGTTTCGACATCGTGCTGGCGCCGGACAACGCCTGA
- a CDS encoding zinc-dependent alcohol dehydrogenase: MPDTMNAAVYYGARDIRIEEVPIPRPAPGECLVKVTRSGICGTDASEWTAGPKTFPVERRHPNSGHQGPLILGHEFVGEVVEADPQAGFAVGDRVASGAGVWCGECRRCKAGRTNQCVHYRTLGLNVHGGMAEYVAVPTKTLRTLPDELSYDHAGLAQPLAVGIHAARRSGAQHGDKVVIIGAGAIGSFVLAGLKHLFDVDATVIDFPGRRLDRAVRLGADRTLGASPDVATEIVDVLDGARPDVVIEASGAPNQLPTALQMVTDGGRVLAVGIPKDKPALDVHSLVFREVTLDSTLAHVCDTDIPAALDILAEGVLGAELAETPVPLHRLGDELDRLAGGKVEGKVLIGPAL, from the coding sequence ATGCCAGACACCATGAACGCCGCGGTCTACTACGGCGCCCGTGACATTCGCATCGAGGAAGTCCCGATTCCCCGACCGGCGCCGGGCGAGTGTCTCGTCAAGGTGACGCGCTCCGGGATCTGCGGCACCGACGCCTCCGAGTGGACCGCCGGGCCGAAGACCTTCCCCGTCGAGCGGCGACACCCCAACAGCGGTCACCAGGGCCCGCTGATCCTCGGGCACGAGTTCGTCGGCGAGGTCGTCGAGGCCGACCCCCAGGCAGGGTTCGCCGTGGGCGACCGCGTGGCCAGCGGCGCGGGAGTCTGGTGCGGCGAGTGCCGCCGTTGCAAGGCCGGGCGCACCAACCAGTGCGTGCACTACCGGACGCTCGGCCTCAACGTCCACGGCGGCATGGCCGAATACGTCGCGGTACCGACGAAGACGCTGCGCACCCTGCCCGACGAGCTCTCCTACGACCACGCCGGTCTCGCCCAGCCGCTGGCCGTCGGCATCCACGCCGCTCGACGGTCCGGCGCCCAGCACGGCGACAAGGTCGTGATCATCGGGGCCGGCGCGATCGGCTCCTTCGTCCTGGCGGGCCTCAAGCACCTGTTCGACGTCGACGCGACCGTCATCGACTTCCCCGGCCGCAGGCTCGACCGTGCCGTGCGGCTCGGCGCCGACCGCACCCTCGGTGCCTCCCCGGACGTGGCCACCGAGATCGTCGACGTGCTCGACGGCGCCAGGCCGGACGTGGTGATCGAAGCCAGCGGGGCGCCCAACCAGCTGCCCACCGCCCTGCAGATGGTCACCGACGGAGGCCGGGTCCTCGCCGTCGGCATCCCCAAGGACAAGCCCGCGCTCGACGTGCACTCCCTGGTGTTTCGTGAAGTCACGCTGGACTCCACGCTCGCGCACGTGTGCGACACCGACATCCCCGCCGCCCTGGACATCCTCGCCGAAGGCGTTCTCGGCGCCGAACTCGCGGAAACCCCGGTGCCTCTCCACCGTCTCGGCGACGAACTCGACCGCCTCGCGGGCGGCAAGGTGGAGGGCAAGGTCCTGATCGGCCCCGCACTCTGA
- a CDS encoding maleylacetate reductase, whose amino-acid sequence MNTPAVKSDNTGLVFDHETLPQRVRFGAGRAADNLADEVRRLGAKAVMVIAAPTESDLAQAICADVDVAVRFDDVAPHVPVDKAVRAREVAAEHRIDLLVSVGGGSTTGLAKAVALTTGIPIVAVPTTYAGSEATNVWGMTEAARKTTGVDSRVLPTTVIYDATCMLTLPADLAVASGLNALAHGVDSMWAPRADPINRALAAEAIGALADGMRAITADSTDLAGHEQTLYGAYLSAVAFASAGSGMHHKICHVLGGAYDLPHAHTHAIVLPHVLAFNADAAPEAAGRIAAALGADDAVHGLEALRRDVHAPTALREIGLDESRLDEAVELIMPVIPPSNPRPVTEQTLSLLLRNAWSGAEAERTRM is encoded by the coding sequence ATGAACACCCCAGCCGTGAAGTCGGACAACACAGGTCTCGTCTTCGACCACGAGACCCTGCCGCAACGGGTCCGGTTCGGAGCCGGACGCGCCGCCGACAACCTCGCGGACGAGGTCCGCCGACTCGGCGCGAAGGCGGTCATGGTGATCGCCGCCCCCACCGAGAGCGACCTCGCCCAGGCGATCTGCGCCGATGTCGACGTCGCGGTGCGGTTCGACGACGTCGCCCCGCACGTGCCGGTGGACAAGGCCGTGCGGGCTCGCGAGGTGGCCGCCGAACACCGGATCGACCTGCTGGTCAGCGTCGGCGGCGGCTCCACCACGGGTCTCGCGAAGGCGGTCGCGCTGACCACCGGGATCCCGATCGTCGCCGTGCCCACCACGTACGCCGGGTCGGAGGCCACGAACGTGTGGGGCATGACCGAGGCGGCGCGCAAGACCACCGGCGTGGATTCCCGCGTGCTGCCGACGACGGTGATCTACGACGCGACCTGCATGCTCACGCTGCCCGCCGACCTCGCCGTGGCCTCGGGACTCAACGCCCTCGCCCACGGGGTGGACTCGATGTGGGCGCCGCGCGCAGACCCGATCAACCGGGCGTTGGCCGCCGAGGCGATCGGCGCCCTCGCCGACGGGATGCGTGCGATCACCGCGGATTCCACCGATCTGGCCGGACACGAGCAGACCCTCTACGGCGCCTACCTCTCGGCGGTGGCCTTCGCCTCCGCCGGATCGGGGATGCACCACAAGATCTGCCACGTCCTCGGCGGCGCCTACGACCTCCCGCACGCGCACACCCACGCGATCGTGCTGCCGCACGTCCTCGCGTTCAATGCCGACGCGGCACCCGAGGCGGCCGGGCGCATCGCCGCGGCGCTGGGCGCCGACGACGCGGTCCACGGACTGGAAGCCCTGCGCCGCGACGTGCACGCCCCCACCGCGCTGCGGGAGATCGGCCTCGACGAATCACGTCTCGACGAGGCCGTGGAGCTGATCATGCCGGTGATTCCGCCGTCGAACCCCCGGCCGGTCACCGAACAGACCCTGTCCCTGCTTCTCCGCAACGCCTGGTCCGGAGCCGAAGCCGAGCGAACGAGGATGTGA
- a CDS encoding SDR family NAD(P)-dependent oxidoreductase, translating to MGRVQDKVAIVTGAGNGMGRAISQLFAEQGAAVAVTDISEKDGAETVRLIEEAGGKAAFWRLDVSDEAAVESVFGQVADRFGKVDILVNNAGISGVDKPTDQVTEAEWDTVFAVDVKGVFFCTKHAIPHMRRNGKGSIVNLSSIYGLVGSHEMAPYHAAKGAVTIMTKKDAATYGRENIRVNSVHPGTILTPFVREVASRGEGGLRGYLDIMEPKHPIGHVGEPEDVAYAVLFLASDEARFVHGASLTVDGGYTAV from the coding sequence ATGGGACGTGTACAGGACAAAGTCGCGATCGTCACCGGTGCCGGCAACGGCATGGGACGCGCCATCTCGCAGCTCTTCGCCGAGCAGGGCGCGGCCGTGGCCGTGACCGACATTTCCGAGAAGGACGGCGCGGAGACCGTCCGGCTGATCGAGGAGGCCGGCGGCAAGGCGGCGTTCTGGCGCCTCGACGTCAGTGACGAGGCGGCGGTCGAGTCCGTGTTCGGCCAGGTCGCCGACAGGTTCGGCAAGGTCGACATCCTCGTCAACAACGCCGGTATCTCCGGTGTCGACAAGCCCACCGACCAGGTGACGGAGGCCGAGTGGGACACGGTCTTCGCCGTCGACGTCAAGGGCGTCTTCTTCTGCACCAAGCACGCCATCCCGCACATGCGGCGCAACGGCAAGGGCAGCATCGTCAACCTGTCCTCGATCTACGGTCTGGTCGGCTCCCACGAGATGGCGCCGTACCACGCCGCGAAGGGCGCGGTGACGATCATGACGAAGAAGGACGCCGCCACCTACGGCCGGGAGAACATCCGGGTCAACTCGGTCCACCCGGGCACGATCCTCACCCCGTTCGTGCGGGAGGTGGCGAGCCGCGGCGAGGGCGGCCTGCGGGGCTACCTCGACATCATGGAGCCCAAGCACCCGATCGGGCACGTCGGCGAACCCGAGGACGTCGCCTATGCGGTGCTGTTCCTGGCCAGCGACGAGGCCCGGTTCGTGCACGGGGCCTCGCTCACCGTGGACGGCGGCTACACGGCGGTCTGA
- a CDS encoding ABC transporter permease: MTITGDRAAPGSHSPAKTRVSPPGRRLLDSAAARSLLAIVLATVALFLVSAVLAPQSVGAGAISAMLPFAAILAVVALGQTLVVQQSGIDLSVPGAFSLAVVIVARLSAGGDTTAIVVAVAVALAATAVAGLVNGLIITYLRVTPIVATLGMNALLLGAVWAVSEGAARRIPSGLSTSLGGSILGVPVTVLVALVLTAVIAVVVKRTAAGRRFEVVGASERVAAAAGIRRHGYVLFAYSGAAALYGLGGVLLTGIVNTPGITEGNAYLLPSVAAVVLGGTSLRGGKGNIVASLVAALFFTQVDRLVSTLGLSYGIQIIVQALALALGVAFHSGSLGRRRRGAATSTPADDEPEPESSPTTGTVPTPAVSEPTRTTR; the protein is encoded by the coding sequence GTGACGATCACAGGCGATCGGGCCGCGCCCGGTTCACACTCCCCGGCGAAGACCCGGGTGTCCCCACCGGGACGGCGACTACTCGACAGCGCCGCCGCGCGCAGTCTGCTGGCGATCGTTCTGGCGACGGTCGCTCTGTTCCTGGTCAGTGCGGTGCTGGCCCCGCAAAGCGTCGGCGCCGGTGCGATCTCGGCGATGCTCCCGTTCGCGGCGATCCTCGCCGTCGTCGCGCTCGGTCAGACCCTGGTCGTGCAGCAGAGCGGTATCGACCTCTCGGTTCCCGGAGCGTTCTCGCTGGCGGTGGTGATCGTCGCCCGGCTGTCCGCCGGCGGAGACACCACGGCGATCGTGGTGGCCGTCGCGGTCGCGCTGGCGGCGACCGCGGTCGCGGGTCTGGTGAACGGTCTGATCATCACCTACCTGCGAGTGACGCCCATCGTGGCGACACTCGGCATGAACGCCCTGCTGCTGGGTGCGGTCTGGGCCGTGTCGGAAGGGGCCGCTCGCCGCATCCCGTCCGGGCTGTCCACCTCCCTCGGCGGATCGATCCTCGGTGTTCCGGTCACCGTCCTGGTGGCGCTCGTGTTGACCGCGGTCATCGCCGTGGTGGTGAAGCGGACCGCCGCGGGCCGCCGGTTCGAGGTGGTGGGAGCGAGTGAGCGCGTCGCCGCCGCGGCGGGCATCCGCCGGCACGGATACGTGCTCTTCGCCTACAGCGGCGCGGCGGCGCTCTACGGCCTCGGCGGTGTGCTGCTCACCGGCATCGTGAACACCCCGGGCATCACCGAGGGCAATGCCTACCTGCTCCCGTCGGTCGCCGCGGTGGTGCTCGGCGGCACCTCGCTGCGGGGCGGCAAGGGCAACATCGTCGCCTCGCTGGTCGCCGCGCTGTTCTTCACGCAAGTCGACCGACTCGTCTCGACGCTGGGCCTGTCCTACGGCATCCAGATCATCGTCCAGGCGCTCGCACTGGCGCTCGGCGTGGCGTTCCACTCCGGCTCGCTGGGCCGTCGACGTCGCGGTGCGGCGACCTCGACGCCCGCCGACGACGAGCCCGAACCGGAGTCCTCGCCCACGACCGGGACCGTGCCCACGCCCGCAGTCTCCGAGCCGACAAGGACCACCCGATGA